Proteins encoded by one window of Streptomyces sp. NBC_01571:
- a CDS encoding TetR/AcrR family transcriptional regulator — MSLADSRARHDGSPRGRPRSEAVERSIIEGAMKLLEDGVPLADISIERLARTAGVGKATIYRRWSGKEELFVDVMRATEPPDAELPGTSMRDDLIALLEPLRQRGLASRSSAMLHNVYAQIKTSPKIWAAYQATVIEPRRRTTFEVLRRGQRDGELRDDVDIEVINDLFVGPMLVRAVMRPDAELPEDLAEQIVDTVLTGLRPPGR, encoded by the coding sequence GTGAGCCTCGCGGACAGCCGGGCCAGGCACGACGGTTCCCCTCGGGGACGCCCTCGCAGCGAGGCCGTGGAACGCTCCATCATCGAGGGCGCGATGAAGCTCCTGGAGGACGGTGTCCCGCTCGCGGACATCTCCATCGAACGTCTGGCCCGCACCGCGGGCGTCGGCAAGGCGACCATCTACCGCCGCTGGAGCGGCAAGGAGGAACTCTTCGTCGACGTCATGCGCGCCACCGAGCCCCCGGACGCCGAACTCCCGGGCACCTCGATGCGCGACGATCTGATCGCCCTTCTGGAACCGCTGCGCCAGCGGGGTCTGGCCAGCCGCTCGTCGGCGATGCTGCACAACGTCTACGCCCAGATAAAGACCAGTCCGAAGATCTGGGCGGCCTACCAGGCGACCGTCATCGAACCGCGGCGGCGGACCACCTTCGAGGTCCTGCGCCGCGGACAGCGCGACGGTGAACTCCGTGACGACGTGGACATAGAGGTCATCAACGACCTCTTCGTCGGACCCATGCTGGTGCGTGCCGTGATGCGCCCGGACGCCGAACTCCCAGAGGACCTCGCGGAGCAGATCGTCGACACGGTGCTCACGGGGCTCCGCCCGCCCGGACGTTAG
- a CDS encoding MFS transporter, translated as MTTPAAPAERRVSEAVHRRRWAILGVLMLSLLIVVLDNSILNVAIKTISTPAPTGLGATQSELEWAINAYTLVFAGLLFTAGLLGDRLGRKKVLLAGLAVFGVGSALAAESGSPVQLIVFRAVMGFGAAFVMPATLAVLMNVFEREEQPKAIGIWAGGVGLAIAIGPITGGVLLAHFWWGSVFLINVPIVVLALGLMFWLVPDSRDPNPGRVDLVGVVLSVIGLVLLVYGIIKGGQLASFTDATVLATIGAGVAVLVAFVVYEKRSDHPSIDVTYFKNKVFSAAIAAIALVFFALMGVTFFSVFYTQSVRGYSPLKTGVLMLPLAAAQLIFAPRARLVVDRIGNRATCTGGLLLLAAMLGAFATLKADTPIWLLEVVFFLMGTGMAHIMTPTSVVIMQALPREKAGSASALSNVFRQVGGALGIAVLGSVLSSAYRNGIEDKLSLLPPGLRHTAGESIEATLGVAAKLGPRGDALVTPANAAFLHAMHVTALCGAGVAIVGAVIVALFLPGRPPTRQQDEDRTELVTAEH; from the coding sequence ATGACAACTCCCGCTGCCCCCGCCGAACGGCGTGTGTCCGAAGCGGTGCATCGGCGCCGCTGGGCCATTCTCGGCGTGCTCATGCTCAGCCTGTTGATCGTGGTTCTGGACAACTCGATCCTCAACGTCGCGATCAAGACGATCTCCACCCCGGCACCCACCGGACTCGGCGCCACGCAGAGCGAGCTGGAGTGGGCCATCAACGCCTACACGCTCGTCTTCGCCGGGCTGCTCTTCACCGCGGGCCTCCTCGGCGACCGGCTCGGCCGCAAGAAGGTCCTGCTCGCCGGTCTGGCCGTCTTCGGAGTGGGCTCGGCACTGGCGGCGGAGTCGGGCTCGCCCGTCCAGCTCATCGTCTTCCGCGCCGTCATGGGCTTCGGCGCCGCCTTCGTGATGCCCGCCACCCTCGCCGTCCTCATGAACGTCTTCGAGCGCGAGGAGCAGCCCAAGGCCATCGGCATCTGGGCCGGCGGCGTCGGCCTCGCCATCGCCATCGGCCCCATCACCGGCGGTGTGCTGCTCGCCCACTTCTGGTGGGGCTCGGTCTTCCTGATCAACGTGCCGATCGTGGTCCTCGCGCTCGGCCTGATGTTCTGGCTGGTCCCCGACTCCCGCGACCCGAACCCCGGCCGCGTCGACCTCGTCGGTGTCGTCCTGTCCGTCATCGGGCTCGTACTGCTCGTCTACGGCATCATCAAGGGCGGCCAGCTGGCTTCCTTCACCGACGCGACGGTCCTCGCCACCATCGGCGCCGGAGTCGCCGTCCTCGTCGCCTTCGTCGTCTACGAGAAGCGCAGCGACCATCCCTCCATCGACGTCACGTACTTCAAGAACAAGGTCTTCTCGGCCGCCATCGCCGCCATCGCGCTCGTCTTCTTCGCGCTGATGGGCGTGACCTTCTTCTCCGTCTTCTACACCCAGAGCGTGCGCGGCTACTCACCGCTGAAGACCGGTGTGCTGATGCTGCCGCTCGCCGCCGCCCAGCTCATCTTCGCGCCGCGCGCCCGCCTCGTCGTCGACCGCATCGGCAACCGGGCCACCTGCACGGGAGGCCTGCTGCTGCTCGCCGCGATGCTCGGCGCGTTCGCGACGCTGAAGGCGGACACCCCGATCTGGCTCCTCGAGGTCGTCTTCTTCCTGATGGGCACCGGTATGGCCCACATCATGACCCCGACGAGTGTCGTCATAATGCAGGCCCTGCCGCGCGAGAAGGCCGGCTCCGCCTCCGCCCTCAGCAACGTCTTCCGCCAGGTCGGCGGCGCCCTGGGCATCGCGGTCCTCGGTTCGGTCCTCTCCTCGGCCTACCGCAACGGCATCGAGGACAAGCTCTCCCTGCTCCCGCCCGGCCTGCGTCACACCGCGGGCGAGTCCATCGAGGCCACCCTCGGTGTCGCCGCCAAGCTCGGCCCCCGGGGCGACGCCCTCGTCACCCCGGCCAACGCCGCCTTCCTGCACGCCATGCACGTGACCGCTCTGTGCGGCGCGGGGGTCGCGATCGTGGGCGCCGTCATCGTGGCCCTGTTCCTGCCGGGCCGTCCGCCCACCCGGCAACAGGACGAGGACCGGACGGAGTTGGTGACCGCGGAGCACTGA
- the panB gene encoding 3-methyl-2-oxobutanoate hydroxymethyltransferase, whose protein sequence is MTQLSTAPKQPVDGARATTDSGKALYGGKSTRRITVRDITAAKERGEKWPMLTAYDAMTASVFDEAGIPVMLVGDSAGNCHLGYETTVPVTLDEMTMLSAAVVRGTSRALIVGDLPFGSYQEGPVQALRSATRLVKEAGVGAVKLEGGERSHRQIELLVESGIPVMAHIGLTPQSVNSMGYRVQGRGEEAAQQLLRDAKAVQDAGAFAVVLELVPAELAAEVTRTLHIPTVGIGAGPETDAQVLVWTDMLGLTGGKVPKFVKQYADLRAVMGNAARAFADDVVGGTFPLEEHSVH, encoded by the coding sequence ATGACGCAGCTCTCTACTGCCCCGAAGCAGCCCGTGGACGGTGCGCGGGCCACCACCGACAGCGGCAAGGCGCTGTACGGAGGCAAGAGCACCCGCCGCATCACGGTCCGCGACATCACCGCGGCCAAGGAGCGCGGCGAGAAGTGGCCCATGCTCACCGCCTACGACGCGATGACCGCGTCCGTCTTCGACGAGGCCGGCATCCCGGTGATGCTCGTCGGCGACTCGGCCGGCAACTGCCACCTCGGGTACGAGACGACCGTGCCCGTCACCCTCGACGAGATGACGATGCTGTCCGCCGCGGTCGTCCGCGGCACCAGCCGCGCCCTGATCGTCGGCGACCTGCCCTTCGGCTCGTACCAGGAGGGTCCGGTGCAGGCCCTGCGCTCCGCCACCCGGCTGGTCAAGGAGGCCGGGGTCGGCGCGGTGAAGCTGGAGGGCGGCGAGCGCTCGCACCGCCAGATCGAACTGCTCGTGGAGTCCGGCATCCCCGTCATGGCGCACATCGGCCTGACCCCGCAGTCCGTGAACTCCATGGGCTACCGCGTCCAGGGCCGTGGCGAGGAAGCCGCCCAGCAGCTGCTGCGCGACGCCAAGGCGGTCCAGGACGCGGGCGCGTTCGCCGTCGTACTGGAGCTGGTCCCGGCGGAGCTCGCCGCCGAGGTGACCCGCACCCTGCACATCCCGACCGTCGGCATCGGCGCGGGCCCGGAGACCGACGCGCAGGTCCTGGTGTGGACCGACATGCTCGGCCTCACCGGTGGCAAGGTGCCGAAGTTCGTGAAGCAGTACGCCGATCTGCGCGCGGTCATGGGCAACGCGGCCCGCGCGTTCGCCGACGACGTCGTCGGCGGAACGTTCCCCCTCGAGGAGCACTCCGTCCACTAG
- a CDS encoding ATP-binding cassette domain-containing protein, protein MTRIDKNPGSGARSAVTVRGLVKHYGETKALDGVDLDVHEGTVLGVLGPNGAGKTTLVRILSTLVTPDAGLATVAGYDVLTQPRQLRRVIGLTGQYASVDEKLPGWENLYMIGRLLDLPRKEARRRADELLERFSLTDAAKRPTSTYSGGMRRRLDLAASMIGNPSVLYLDEPTTGLDPRTRNEVWKEVKRMVADGATVLLTTQYMEEAEQLASELTVIDRGKVIANGRIDDLKARVGGRTLRIRPLDPLELRPLAALFDELGLTGLAATAVDIETGTVVVPILSDEQLTAVVGAVSARGITIASISTELPSLDEVFLSLTGHKASAPQDPSPARAYEEVSA, encoded by the coding sequence ATGACGCGAATCGACAAGAACCCCGGCAGCGGCGCCCGCAGCGCCGTCACCGTGCGGGGACTGGTCAAGCACTACGGCGAGACCAAGGCACTGGACGGCGTGGACCTGGACGTCCACGAAGGCACCGTCCTCGGCGTGCTCGGTCCCAACGGCGCCGGCAAGACCACCCTCGTCCGCATCCTGTCCACCCTGGTCACCCCCGACGCCGGCCTGGCGACGGTGGCCGGCTACGACGTGCTCACCCAGCCCCGCCAGCTGCGCCGGGTGATAGGCCTCACCGGCCAGTACGCCTCGGTCGACGAGAAGCTCCCCGGCTGGGAGAACCTGTACATGATCGGGCGGCTGCTCGACCTGCCCCGCAAGGAGGCCCGCCGGCGCGCCGACGAGCTCCTGGAGCGCTTCTCCCTCACCGACGCCGCCAAGCGCCCCACCTCGACGTACTCCGGCGGTATGCGCCGCCGTCTCGACCTGGCCGCATCCATGATCGGCAACCCGTCCGTCCTCTATCTGGACGAGCCGACCACCGGGCTGGACCCGCGCACCCGCAACGAGGTGTGGAAGGAGGTCAAGCGGATGGTGGCGGACGGCGCGACCGTGCTGCTCACCACCCAGTACATGGAGGAGGCCGAACAGCTGGCCTCCGAGCTGACGGTCATCGACCGCGGCAAGGTCATCGCGAACGGCCGCATCGACGACCTCAAGGCACGGGTGGGCGGCCGTACGCTGCGCATCCGCCCGCTGGACCCGCTGGAGCTGCGTCCGCTGGCCGCCCTCTTCGACGAGCTGGGCCTCACCGGTCTCGCGGCCACGGCCGTGGACATCGAGACCGGCACCGTGGTGGTGCCGATCCTCAGCGACGAACAGCTCACCGCCGTGGTCGGCGCGGTCAGCGCGCGCGGCATCACGATCGCCTCCATCTCCACCGAACTGCCCAGTCTGGACGAGGTGTTCCTGTCCCTCACCGGCCACAAGGCCAGTGCCCCGCAGGACCCGTCCCCCGCCCGCGCCTACGAGGAGGTCTCCGCATGA
- a CDS encoding ABC transporter permease — MSTAVADAPLAAQGDPRISPRAHARHIGALVRRNLLWIRQDPESMFDAVLMPIVFTLLFVYVFGGSIGQSLGGGQDRYVQYVVPGLMAMTAMNIATAVGTGFNQDFQTGVMDRFRTLPIGQGSVLFAKIVVELMRMLVATTILMIVGVLVGFDITNWPGLFASVGLAVLFGSALMWIFLVLGVTMKNAQSVQAMGFLVLMPLQFGSSIFSPPRTMPGWLRAFTDYNPLSTLADTTRGLMVGGPVAHSLWVTLAWTAGLTVVMAPIAIHKFRTKS, encoded by the coding sequence ATGAGCACCGCCGTCGCCGATGCCCCCCTCGCCGCCCAGGGCGACCCGCGTATCTCACCCCGCGCGCACGCGCGCCACATCGGCGCCCTCGTCCGCCGCAACCTGCTGTGGATCCGTCAGGACCCGGAGTCGATGTTCGACGCCGTCCTGATGCCGATCGTCTTCACCCTGCTGTTCGTGTACGTCTTCGGCGGTTCCATCGGGCAGTCGCTCGGCGGCGGGCAGGACCGGTACGTGCAGTACGTGGTGCCCGGTCTGATGGCGATGACGGCCATGAACATCGCGACGGCCGTCGGCACCGGCTTCAACCAGGACTTCCAGACCGGTGTGATGGACCGCTTCCGCACCCTGCCGATCGGCCAGGGCTCGGTGCTCTTCGCCAAGATCGTGGTGGAGCTCATGCGGATGCTCGTCGCCACGACGATCCTCATGATCGTCGGCGTGCTGGTCGGCTTCGACATCACGAACTGGCCGGGCCTGTTCGCCTCCGTGGGCCTCGCCGTCCTCTTCGGCTCGGCCCTGATGTGGATCTTCCTGGTCCTCGGTGTGACGATGAAGAACGCGCAGTCCGTGCAGGCGATGGGCTTCCTCGTCCTGATGCCCCTGCAGTTCGGTTCGTCGATCTTCTCGCCGCCCCGGACCATGCCGGGCTGGCTGCGCGCCTTCACCGACTACAACCCGCTGTCCACGCTCGCGGACACCACGCGCGGCCTCATGGTGGGCGGCCCGGTCGCGCACAGCCTGTGGGTGACCCTCGCCTGGACTGCGGGACTCACCGTGGTCATGGCGCCGATCGCGATCCACAAGTTCCGTACCAAGAGCTGA